A single genomic interval of Ischnura elegans chromosome 3, ioIscEleg1.1, whole genome shotgun sequence harbors:
- the LOC124155541 gene encoding stromal membrane-associated protein 1-like isoform X2, producing the protein MTSKAERDKQKAIQEKCQTLLNQMLRDEDNKYCVDCDAKGPRWASWNLGVFLCIRCAGIHRNLGVHISKVKSVNLDTWTPEQVVCLQQMGNSRARAVYEANLPDGFRRPQSDSSLEAFVRAKYEARKYVAREWVPPQPPAKVDWDKELEAEAKKKREAKRRGGSQSSQLSSSPSSSTGNVTQSPSSSPAANTSATERRPRQSALTPIPKPEKGSTAGAKAGRVSETKEKPSSATEDLLGLDAPVPITAASSGTLGSGGDDIFSSFLSGPPPPPAVVSTGASKADASANEAGKRTAEEESFFNQALAGGSQGEKKQLTKDSIMALYSQGSGVASATPAPAFGSMQGMMMDVGGSGRGMFPQQQPSQQVFQGSGIPVAGYGMMPNGMMGVQSAMPVQTVGRGVSGLPGGSPGMIQNGMFVGVPTLAQGQQHPMGAAQPAVGIPSNPFLAICPPFIPPGSNFAGSASPALGQLSQQMAQMSLAGGGMAPGMTMGMPGMNPSAMTFTSQVAPSGQTLSTNLWQ; encoded by the exons ATGACTTCTAAGGCAGAAAGAGACAAGCAGAAAGCCATTCAAGAAAAATGCCAAACACTACTAAATCAAATGCTTAGAGATGAAGATAACAAATACTGTGTTGATTGTGACGCGAAAG GTCCTCGATGGGCGTCATGGAATTTGGGAGTATTTTTATGCATTAGGTGTGCTGGTATACACCGTAACCTTGGAGTTCATATATCTAAAGTTAAGTCAGTCAACCTGGACACTTGGACACCTGAGCAAGTTGTG tGTTTACAGCAAATGGGCAATAGTAGGGCCAGGGCTGTGTATGAAGCAAATCTACCTGATGGCTTCCGACGACCTCAAAGTGATTCATCTTTAGAAGCATTTGTTAGAGCCAAGTACGAGGCACGGAAGTATGTTGCCCGGGAGTGGGTGCCTCCTCAACCTCCTGCTAAGGTAGATTGGGATAAAGAACTGGAGGCAGAGGCAAAAAAGAAGCGGGAGGCTaagaggaggggagggagccaATCGTCTCAGTTATCATCTTCCCCGTCATCATCCACGGGCAATGTAACCCAATCACCATCTTCATCCCCTGCAGCAAATACTAGTGCAACTGAAAGACGGCCAAGGCAGAGTGCCCTCACCCCTATTCCGAAGCCGGAGAAAGGAAGCACAGCTGGTGCTAAGGCTGGCCGTGTGTCTGAAACTAAAGAAAAGCCATCTTCCGCTACTGAGGACCTCTTGGGGCTAG ATGCACCTGTTCCTATAACTGCTGCCTCAAGTGGAACTTTGGGTTCTGGTGGGGATGATATATTCAGCAGCTTTCTGAGTGGCCCTCCACCTCCTCCAGCTGTGGTATCCACTGGTGCCAGTAAAGCTGATGCTAGTGCTAATGAAGCAGGAAAAAGAACTGCAGAGGAAGAAAGCTTTTTCAATCAAGCCCTAGCTGGAGGAAGTCAAGGGGAGAAAAAGCAACTTACTAAAGACTCAATCATGGCCCTGTACTCTCAAGGTTCTGGTGTGGCTTCAGCTACACCTGCACCAGCTTTTGGATCAATGCAAG GTATGATGATGGATGTTGGGGGAAGTGGAAGGGGGATGTTCCCGCAGCAGCAACCTTCTCAACAAGTGTTTCAGGGTTCTGGCATCCCGGTCGCTGGTTACGGCATGATGCCAAATGGGATGATGGGAGTTCAGTCAGCCATGCCCGTGCAAACTGTTGGTCGTGGTGTGTCTGGGCTGCCCGGTGGATCACCTGGGATGATTCAG AATGGTATGTTTGTGGGTGTCCCCACCTTGGCCCAGGGACAACAGCATCCAATGGGTGCTGCTCAGCCTGCTGTGGGGATTCCATCAAATCCTTTCCTGGCTATTTGCCCTCCCTTCATACCTCCTGGTTCTAATTTTGCTGGAAGTGCATCACCCGCTCTAGGACAG